CACCCTTGGCTGCCTAAGAACAAAGTGGATTCCCTGGGTATGGGCTGGGGCTTCATAGAGCCACACGAGTGGGCACACATGAGGACCAGTGTACATATTGTGCGCAGATCCCTGTCATTTACACAAGGACACAAACCAGCACATGATTACAGGAACCCATAATCGCAGGCAGCCCTCACACATTGCTCAGGAGCTGTCCTCCCTACTTGCTGCCTCCACCAGTTCCTCACTGCCCCCTCCTGGCTGCCCAGTGGCCAGGGCAACCTGGCACTGTTTCCTGGAAGTTCTGCTCTGGGCTAGTTAACTAGTTCCCTCCTAGGTCATGGGGCTGGGAGCAGTTTCAGGTGCTCCCCCTGAACTGCTCCTCAGCCCCAGGAGGTGTGGGTGGTTAGAGGGTGCCTTTGAAGCTTAAGGACAAAAAGCCTTTtgtggaccaggcacagtggcctacacctgtaatcctagcactttgggaggccaaggcgggcagatcacttgaagtcaggagttcaagactatcctggccaacatggtgaaactccatcactactgaaaatacaaaaacgagcCAGATGTGGttgcgtgcacctgtagtctcagctactcgggaggccggggtacaataatcgcttgaacccaggaggcacaggctgcagtgagctgagattgtgccactacgctccagcctaggcaacagagtgagacttcatctcaaaaaaataagttaaataaataaaagcctttcACATCCAAAGGAATCTTTTATGGGAGAATTGCCAGTCCCTTGATGACAAGGAGAGCAGTTAATACTTGGGGGCAAGGGGTCCTGCCTAGATGCCTTCCCTGCCTTTACCGAAGAAGCTGTCCATGCATGTCCACAGTATGCACACACGAGCTCACACTGCACACATCGTTAAAAAGGAGCAGACTTCCTGGCTGAGAAGTCAAAGGTCAGATCTAGCTCCCACcttgggcctcagcttcctcacctatTCAACAAAGAGTTGACTGTGATGATGTATGCAGCCCCTCCACTCTGGCTTTGCACCATCTTGGGAACTGATGCCACTCCCAGAGTATGAGTCTTGGAAATATTACAAATACAACGCCTTTTGTTTCTattgtatagatgaggaaacaaggtACAGAGAGCCACAGcaacttgcctgaagtcacacagcaagcTAGCAGCAGACATTTGAAATAGAAACCTTCCTTTTTCCAATGCCCTAGACTGCCTAGGAGAGCAGTAACACCTTGTGGGCTTGAGCCACAGCCAAGGAGACTGAAACTGCAAGGGAAGCCAGAAGTTCTGGCCTTTTGTCTTGGAACCATGACAGGGTCCCTGTGGCTGCCTGAAGGCTTAGGGGGAACCCAGAGGAGGTCCCAGGCTTAGGTATTTAGcatggaggctgggaagagaCAGGTTGGAACTTGAGTAGGTTCCATCACTCCCTCTCCCCAGTAGTAGACTGAGCAAACCTCAAGCTTTTATGTAAAGCCAGAGGCTAGCTAAAGAGCGTTCTTCCTAGCATGTGGCCACTTGGTAGCTTGTTCATCAgggtatatacacacatgtgagCTGTGTGCATGgatgtatgtgcatgcatatcTGGACTCCACATGTATATATCACAATGTGGATAGTAGTTggatgttggtgcatgcctgcaagTACACTTAGGACCTTCATGGGCATGTGTATGTTTGTGAGCCCATATACATGCAACTGCATGTGTGTTTggatgtaaatatataaatgatgtCTGCATATCTGGCAGGTGACTATGAACATGTAAAATTTTGCTTGCATGCATACTTGGTACATTTTTGAGTGTACTTGGGTATGTGCAGATGTTCACCTGTTAGTGTGCCAAGCGGGGTGGAATATGTCTGCACACATGGCTGGTGAGTGTGTGTAAATGTGCATGCAGGGCTGGCTTCAGGTGACTATGTAGATAATGAATCATAGGAGTACCCTCCCAAGAGAATAGGAAGCCACTGTTCTGCCCAGCCCTGGAATAGGGGGTGCACTGCCTGGCTCCACCCAGGCACTGCGCTTGCAGTGCCCCCACCCTCATCCTCTATATGCACAGTATTCCCTAGACCAATCCTGCTTGGCCAATTTGCAGCCTCTTGCTCCCAGCTCCTGAGAAGGCCTGCAGCAAAGTCAAGGGGCTGGTGGCCAATTAGCGAGGGGGTTAATCAGGATCGGGGGCTCCCCAGGGGGcgggaagctgaaggcaggcatTGGGGTTGGCAGGAGCATGAGCTGCCTGTCATGAGGCAAGGGGAGAGGGGAGACAAGGAACGGAAGTTGAATCAGCTGGTTGGTTCTGGAAACCGAGGGTCAGCCTGTAAATTCAGGATTGCTGAGCACTGCCAGCAGCAGGGAGCATGTGCGAGTGTGTGTACGCTGTGTGAAAGCGCGTGCACATGCATTCAAGTCCTTGAATCTGGTGCTGCTTGCAAATGTGTATACATGACTATGGACATTATATACACGTgcagttgtgtgtatgtgtgaatgtgctAATGGGTTTAGGTATGCATACATGTTTGTTGTGTCTGTACACATACTTGTACACAAGGGTGTGCAAGGGCATATGTGTGCTTCAGCACTAAACATGCACAGAAAGTTGACATGGTCAGTGTACACATGTACAATGATGTATCTGAACAAGTGTGTGTGTGCTAGTGTGCTGGTGTAGGTATGGTTGTACCTACgtatgtgtctgcatgtgtgtgctcAGAACAGCCAGGGGCCTAGACATGTGTGCCTGCATGTGACatgagtgtgtgtctgtgcccTCAGGTCTCAGCATGGAAGGAGCAGGGGGATGTGGGACCGGCGGTCTCCAGGCTCCCGGAGGGAATCTGACAGCCGAGCCTtgccgcagcccccagccccaggagCCTGTTTTCCAGCCTGCGGAAGCTGTGAGCCTGTGAACTCATCTTATATTAATAGCTGCTGTCTCCTCACTTATTGCAAGGAGAGGCGGACATGGCCCCTGCGGAGGCTCAGCACTCAGGGCtgcccccacacacccacacaggaCCAAGGGAGGCGGGGAGGAGAGATGGGCTCCAGCCCCATCCCAGGGCCTACCCCAGCAGGAAGGTGGAGCTCTTGGCCCTAGCCTTGCCTACCCCAATTCGGGGGCCATGTCACACCCCAGCTGACCTTCCTGGACCCCTGTAGCTGGGTGGGATCAGGCTTGGGGGTTGGAAAGCtggcagaggcagagagacaCGCAAGCAAACGcgtgcacgcgcgcacacacacatacacacacacacacaagcatgcgGTGCTAAGCAGCTCCAGGCTGAGCACCAGAGGACTCTGAGGCTTGAAGGAGACACAGGAGGCCTCAGTCTGAGTGGGTAAGACAAAGTCCTACCCTCAGGGGTCCTCAATCTGAGGCAAAAGACATGACCCTGTTCTCAAGAGGCCCCCAGCCTGAGGGGGAAGACAGCCCAGCTCTCAGAAGTTCCCAGCCTGACGGGGGAGACATGACTTTGTATTCAGGAGCCCCTAGTTCTGAGGAGAGAGAAAGATCTGCCTTCAGGAGCCTTTGGTTTGAGGAGACAGATATCCCTTCTCTCGGGGACCCTCAACTGGAGAAGGACATGCAGCCCCGTCTCCATTCTGAGGACGGGGGAAGACTTCTCTATACATGTTTACTCAGGGGAGGTGTAGTAAGTCATATTGTATGGATCACATTCTCACAGCCACAAAAGGGCTCAGgcagggaggcttcctggaggaagcaggGAGTGGAGGTACTGGGAAGAAGCGCTAAGCTGATATGCAGAATTCTGAGAGGAGGGAAAAGCCAGCCAGCCCCACCATACACACAGGGCCCAACCTGAGGGACAGATTCAAACACCCCTCAAAGTAGGCCCAGGACCCAAGGCAGAGACCCCAGATCCAGGCTGCCAGAAACACCTCAGCTCCAGCCCACAGCCACCCCCAGAGGGACAGAGGAAGCCCCTCGGTGCAGGGGCCTGACACAGGCCCTCCCAGACACAAGGATGGCAGCAGGTCCCTTCTTGGGCCCTGGAGCTGGAAGCTGGGCTGGGGAAGCAAAGGGCTGAGCCTCACCCAACGTAGGACGGGCACTTGGCCCCTCTCCTCTGGACCTTGGAGGGCTCCTCAGGAGCATGATGGTGGGGGCAGCAACAAGGCCCTGCCCTGTGCCGTGCCTCCAGAGGTCTGGGTTTAACCCGGAGACGCCCTGCTTCCCCCAGCCTGGGGATTTGTCCCAGTTTCCTTGCTTGATGTTTCTGGGTTGTTCCTGAAACACCCTCCCTCATCCAGGAAAGAGAGATTTGGAGTCAAATGGacgtgggttcaaatcccagctcaacTCCTTACCAACCGTCTGACTTTGGACCAATCCAATGTCACCTCTCAGGGAGGCTTTTCCTGGGCAccctcatttaaaaattactcacaTCTTCCCTATCCTTCTTCCTCTGCTCTTTCTCTGAGGACTTACCACTGTGTAATGTTACATTTTTGGAAAAACTTTGTATTACTATTTCTCCCAGCTAGAATTTAAGCTGTCCACAAGGAcagcagtgaatgaatgaaggccCACTACTCTTGGAGCCTCAacttcctcttttgtaaaatggggaagAGCAATGGTATCCATCTGACGAAGCCACAGTGATGGTGTGGAAGGTTTGGCGTGGGGCAGGGGCTTGCTGAGTAGGAGCTTTTCCCAGGGACCTGTCAGGAGGGTGGGGATAGAATAAAGCTTGGCCTGACCTGGTGCAGCCTCACCACTTTGTGCCTGGGCCTGTTGGCATGACGACCCTCTTCAGACTGTTggggaggaattttttttttttttttttttttttgagacggaatctcgctctgtcacccaggctggagtgcagtggtgcgatctcggctcactgcaacctctgcctcccaggctcaagcgattctcctgcctcagactcctgagtagctggaattacaggctccacatctggctaattttttgtatttttagtagagacggggtttcaccatgttgaccaggctggtcttgaactcctgactcaggtgatctgcccaccttgaactcccaaagggctgggattacgggcatgagccactgcacctggccaagggaGGGATCTTTACACTAGACAAAAGGGCTCTGccagagaaatggagaaaggcCTGTGTCCCAGCCTGGCACAGCTGTGCGAGTTTGAGCAAATGGCTGCTCCTCTTTGGGCCTCAGGCTCCCTGTCTGTATATGGAGGGGTGAGCCAGAAATGCTCTGAGAGCCCCACCTCCAAGCTTTGCCCAACAATAAGGCCTGGGAAGCTGGGAGGCTTGGCCAATCAGAGTTTCCTCTTCAGCCACACCCCAAACCTGTTGCTGCCCTGGCATGATAGACACTTTCCTTCTGGGGTCAGCTTCCTCTCCCCAAATACCCAAACTCTGGGTCCTGCACACATATGTCCCCAAAGGCACAGACTGATAGTCACCCGCCTTTGCGTAGAAAAGCTCTTCTGACTCCAAAATGACCAGACCCCCTCTGACCATTTCCCAGATGTGGCCCTAAAAATGAACCCCAAAACAAATCAGGgttcagctgggcgcggtggctcacgcctgtaatcccagcactttgggaggccaagacgggcggatcgcctgaggttgggagttcaagaccagtctggccagcatggtgaaacctccgaatctactaaaaatacaaaaattaaccagcgtggtggcaggtgcctgtaatcccagctacttgggaaactgaggcaggagaatcatttgaacccgggaggcggaggttgcagtgagccaagatcgtgccattgcactccagcttgggcaacagagtgagactccgtaaaaaaaaaaaaaaaaaaaaaaggccaggcgcggtggctcaagcctgtaatcccagcactttgggaggccgaggcgggcggatcacaaggtcaggagatcgagaccacagtgaaaccccgtctctactaaaaatacaaaaaattagccgggcgcggtggcgggcgcctgtagtcccagctactcaggaggctgaggcaggagaatggcgggaacccgggaggtggagcttgcagtgagccgagatcgcgccactgcactccagcctgggcaacagcgtgagactccgtctcaaaaaaaaaaaaaaatcaggggtcCAGAATGCCCTAAGCTCCAGGcttgggaaggaaggaaattgcTCACTACACAGCACAGATTCTAGAAACAGATGCTCCTGGCTTTACCATTTTTTAGCTGTTATGTCCTTGGGCTAGCCACTGTCCCTCACTCAGCCTCAGCTACCTCGTTTGTAAAATGGAGAAGACACTACCTGTGCCATGGGATGCTTATTAGGCATAAGCGAGGTGGCATGTGTGCCAGACACACAGTAGGCACCCACAATTAGAAGGACCTATTATTATTAAGGAAACACATGCTTTGAGCACATTCATCATGCCTAAGCCCCACAATGGCCAATGTGGGCAGGATGTGGGCATCCTTGACCCAGGAAGAGCCAAGCACCCAGGTTCCTGTCGCCAGGGGGAGGTAAGGTCCTTGCCAGTCAGTGCCCAGGTCTGAGCAGAGGAGCACTGACATCTGAGAGGGAGTCACCTGCCagccaccctccaccctctgtcCAGCTCCCCAGTTCCCTCAACAGCCCCCCCAGGCCTGGCTTGACCCTCTCATTCCAGGCCATCCTCCATCAGGCCCCACTCCATGCCCTCCACACACACATGGGGAAACATATTTAtgacaaaatcattttttattgagttagGTTGGAGACAGGAACAGGGAATGCACTGGGGGCCATACCCCGGTTGGCAGAGGGGTGGGGTGTTGGCTCGTGCCCCCCCCTCTTCTAGGGCACCGCAGGATGAGGCTTGGCCCCCGGGCCATGGCTGTGGCGCTGgacgccaggctggagtggagctgGGGTTGCATTCTGGTCCCAGCTGCCTGGCTGGGCTGCAGTTTTCCCCAAATGGCCACCAGAGGGCAGTCGGACCCCAGCGCAGAGGAATTTTTGGTTGCTCAGGTGATggcttcttaaaaaaataaaaaaccagagGCTGGTGTGTTCCCCTTCCAAACCCAAAGAGGGCAGGCCTGGGGAGAAGGCTCTGGTTTCTATGATCTCTTCgataaaaaataatccaaaataataacaaaatacgtggtttctctttctccctttccccccTCCAGGAACTGAGGTCAGAAATGGGGGTGAGGGGACAACGGGTACCCTGGTATGGCCTGGATATCAAGGTGTGGGTATCTTTTTCCCCCCTTACCACCCATaagtaaatttataaataaataaatcataaatagaCACTCTCTTTGTATGTGCGCGTATATAATCTTTCTCTCTCCTATTTAGGCAACTATGTGACTAATCTCTCTGACTCTTTAGTTCAGAAATTCAAACGTAAAGTGACATGGTTAAGGTCAAGTATGGGGGAGGAGGGACATCTGGGACTTGGAATGGCACTGTAAAACTCCCAGCATTCCGGAATTGCAAGCCAGCTGGGCTGTGAGACATTTCTGAGTAGATCCCTGACCACCTGAACATTCTGGAACCATGGAGCCAGCTGGACCCCCACAGGGATCTGAACAAGAACCTTCAAACACCCAATGTCGTAGAACTCCAGAACCAGCTGGGTCTGGGGGGTGTGGAGCTGGGGGTTTGGAAAGAAGCCCTGGAGAGCCTAACATTCTGGGATTCTGTAGTGATCAGGGCTGAAGGATCACGAAGACTCAGCTAGACATCACTGGGGGAGCGGGATCGGAAGGGTATCTTGGAAGAGGAACAGCAGCAGCAGACAGCCCACAGCACTTTCTGCACATCCTGGTTGCGGAAGGCATAGATGATAGGGTTGATCATGGAGTTGTAGGTGGCGGGGAGCAAGGTAAGATAGGTGTAGAGAGGCGGAGAGTGGGCATCACCCAGCAGGCAGTAGACAGTGAAGGGCAACCAGCAGGCGGCAAAGGCTCCAAGCACCACGGCCAGTGTGGCAATGCCCTTGCGGGTGGCCACATAGTGGGAGGCAGGCAGCAGGTGCCGCTGGAGGGCAATCTGCTGGGCATGGCGGCAGACGATGCGGCAGATTTGGGCGTAGAGCTGCAGCATGATGCCAAACACCATGAAGAAGGCAATGGCCAGGACTACCAGATGGTTCTTGGAGAGTGGATAAACCACGCCACATGTGGTCAGGCCATCCAGGCAGTTCCAGGCCATCACAGGCAGCAGCCCCAGGCCCAGGGCACCTCCCCACACTAAGGCCAGCATCACATAGGTCCGTGTCACTGTTGTCTCTGAATAGTAGGTGAGGGCATTGTACAGAGAAAGGTAGCGGTCAACAGTGATGGCCAGTAGACTGCCGATGCTGGCGGTAAAGGCCATTGCCAGCACGCCAACCAACACCAGGCTCATCTCCGCTGAGCCGATGCAGAAGACAGCAGCAAAGTACAGGACCAGGCCCAGGCCTGCCAGCAGGTCTGCCACGGCCAGGCTGCCCACCAGCAGGAACATGGGGGCACGGAAGGCGGGCGTGCCCACGATGATGGCCACCACTAGTGCATTCTCGCAGGACACCAAGGTGCCTGAGATGCAGAGCACCACATCCCAGGCCTTAGGTGAGGGCAGCGGTGCAGCTGGACCTGTGGGCCCCTCTGCTGGGCCCACGCTGCTTACATTCACGTTGCCTGAGCCAGCTGAGAGCCAGGCCAGAGGGCTGCCTGCACCCCACATCATGGTACCTGTAGGAGAAAGGCCTTGTGAGAAGCTGACCAAGCTGGATGATGCGAGGTGGGGTCTGGAGGGGGTGAGGTGCCCCTCAGGATACATGGTGGGAGTCTCTCCTCAGGATACCTTATAGGGTCCCAACGCCTTATCCCCACATTCATCCCCTGGGGCTCCTCCCAGGATACCGCTGTCCTCTCCAATGCCCCCAGGCCTCTAAACAGGGGTCTCTTCCTGGGGATCCCTGTCCTAGGTCCTGCACGTCTCTTTTTCCATGTGTGTGACCAGAGGAGAGACAGAAGAAGGGGTACTATAAGCGGATGAGGGCCATAGGATCCAGGGGATGCCCCCAAAGGCTCAAGATTGGGGTAGGGAAACATCTGGAGACTGAGCGGCTCTGCTCCCTCCCATCAGAGATGATGATGCTAGCTCGTGCCTGAGTCTCCCAGACCCCTCACGATTCTCAGTACTGCCAGCCTTAGACTCCGCCCCCGGGGAATGCGCGTGAAGCTCCCACCAGCCACCACCCCGCACTCCCGCGGTAACACCTGGGAACTCAGACCCCACCCGCCACCCTCCCAGGCTTCTGTCCCTGGCTGGACCCTTCTTTCTGCCTGCATCTCTAGGTCTCTAGGCAGACCCCCCTGCTGGAAGCCCGGATCCCTGAGTCAGATGCCTTCTTCTGCCCGGACACCTGGATTTGGGGCCTGACTCCGCCTTCTGTCTAGATACCTGGATTCCCAAGTCGGACACCTCCTGCTGTTCGGACGCCTGGGTCCCTGCCCCAGACGCCTCCTGCCGGCTTAACCTCAGATGACCATCAGTCCCTCCAGGGCCTCGGGTCCCTGCAGGAATGCTCACCCTTCGCCGGGTCATCCAACTGAGCCCCAGCACTCAAGCACTTAGGCCCACGTCTGCTAACCCAGAATCGCCTAAACCCAGAATTCCCACCTGGAATTCGGACCCTGGCCGGCCGCTAGGAGTCTTCCGCCGGCCCAGTGCCCCAGCATCCTGCGTGCCCTCCAGGACCCCTAGTGTCCGCGGCGGGGCCCACTACTCACCGCTCAGGACCAGGCGCGGCCAGGCCGCGGGGAGGCTCCGCTCGGGTCCTGGCGGCGCAGGGCGTGCGTGGACCCCGAGAAGCCCCCGCGGCCGCGGGAGAAGCGGCGTGAGTCACCCCGtcccgccccgcccccggccaCCGGTTCGGTGACGTCAGCGGCCCGATTAGCCAATGGGCGCGGAGCGCTGGGGCGCAGAGCGCGTTGCGCGGCATAATAATGAGGCCTCGCGCCGCCCGCTCCCCCATTCATAAAAAGCGACTGTGGCTGCGGCCCCGCCTCCTCCCGAGTCGGCCCGCGCTGTCCTTGACGCGGCGCCCTCTGCGGGCCGGGGGTTTCAGCGGCGCCGGTGGGAGAGCCTTGTAGTctcagggaggctgctgggaaCGTGGTGGAAGGGGACCCGGCTAGGCTGTGGGGTGATGGGACCCTTGGGTGGCAGAGAGGCTGACGAGATCCAGATGACGAAGGAAGAGCTTGTGATGGGGCTGGTTGGGCGTCCCTGGTGAGGATGACAGGGTTGCCAAGATGATGGGGCCCTGAGGTGACGATGACGGGGAGCACGAGGGAGCGGGGAGGTGGGTGGCAGTGACATTAGCATGGTGACAGAATCTTGGGGGGCGTGATGGCCGTGGGACACCAACGGTAGAGAGGAAACCCCCAGGGCAACCATGGCAGTGTGACGGTGACTCTGCAGCAGGGAGGAGTTCAGGGACCCCGGGATGGCAGAGGCGGCAGCCTGGGAACATGGAGTGTCCAGGTGACTTCAGGTCACTATGACCCTGTCAGAAGGGCTGGGGTACTGAAGCGACAATGCTAAGCCATGAGGGCCGTGGGGCCCTGGAAGGAAGATAGCAGGTGGCCGTGGTGAGTGGGCTCCAGGGTGAGGGGCACAGGGTAGAGCGTCCGGACTGACAGTGACCAGGCAGGTAAGTTGGTGCCAGGGCAGGTCCCATGATGCTGGGGCTGGGATAAGAGCTGGGTGACGTCACTCATGTCAGCCCAATAGCGCCCTCACAGCACCGGAGGGGTGGGCCTGGCAAGATTTCAAAACCTGAATTATTTATTCAAGGATCTAGAAAGCCAGAGGGGAGGGAGTCGGGGGTGCACTTCCCCGAAGCAGGAGGAGATGGGGAGCCGGGAAGAACTTGGAAGCAGAAAGCCTGGCAGCTCAGTCCTCAGGGCAGGCCCCTCTCAGCCTCTCATTTTAGGCATCCTGATGGGTGGAGCAAGAAGGAGCTCCCTCTTCCCCAACGCCGACTGCCCTTAGTCCAGGGGAACCACTCTGGGCAGATTTCTCCAGATGTGACAGATGTGGCCAGTCCTGTGGCAGGGGGACTGACTGCTCTTTCTCCCTGTGTTTCTTGCCTTGATGCTCCCTGGAATCATGCAGGCCTGTGGGAGGGAAGATGAGGTTAAGAGGCCTGAGGATCCCAGGCCCCACTGGACACCCCCATCACAGCACTATCACTGCAGCCCCATGGTCAGCCTCCACCAGGCAGGTTTTGGGTTTGAGTGTGAGGCAGCAGAAGGTCAAGTGGCAGGAAACatgggaagaggaggggttggagCTGGAGAAGAAGATTCATTTCAGGTTGGATGTGGTGAGTTTAGGGGGCTTAGGGAGCGGAGGTGGTCAAATCTCAATTTCTccatttcctagctgtgtgactttggagagTTTCTTTAGCTCTCTGTGCctatttcctcatctaaaaatagGGATAATATTAGTTCTGGCCTCATGGGGTTGTTGAGTGGGATCTGCACGCCGTTGGCCATCAATGTTACAGTTGGCCAATGAGGGACACACCTGGCGGTGTAGGTGTGCAGGTGGCACACCTGCCTAAAGTTTTAGGGGTAGAGGACATCACCCAGGGGCGGGAGCAGAGAGTGAGGAGGGGCTTCAGGGGTTCCTGTTCCTGGGCTCTTGCTCCtgactgttccctctgcctacaACCCTTCTCTTCATCCAGGTCTCTG
This DNA window, taken from Macaca mulatta isolate MMU2019108-1 chromosome 1, T2T-MMU8v2.0, whole genome shotgun sequence, encodes the following:
- the GPR3 gene encoding G-protein coupled receptor 3, coding for MMWGAGSPLAWLSAGSGNVNVSSVGPAEGPTGPAAPLPSPKAWDVVLCISGTLVSCENALVVAIIVGTPAFRAPMFLLVGSLAVADLLAGLGLVLYFAAVFCIGSAEMSLVLVGVLAMAFTASIGSLLAITVDRYLSLYNALTYYSETTVTRTYVMLALVWGGALGLGLLPVMAWNCLDGLTTCGVVYPLSKNHLVVLAIAFFMVFGIMLQLYAQICRIVCRHAQQIALQRHLLPASHYVATRKGIATLAVVLGAFAACWLPFTVYCLLGDAHSPPLYTYLTLLPATYNSMINPIIYAFRNQDVQKVLWAVCCCCSSSKIPFRSRSPSDV